From a region of the Actinomadura luzonensis genome:
- a CDS encoding peptide deformylase, whose product MTGPGGRPAPAGPPGVLRAPHPVLSAVAEPVDPAAPDTVAAAAALLAALRRAPATMGLAAPQIGLSRRLIAFDTGLHPRSRSWAGERVLANPRLVGASHWDHGREGCASIPGLTADVLRATRITVHGHVPGTGEAVTIEADAFEARCIQHQLDHLDGLLFLDRVPGALSLHIRLHSCDA is encoded by the coding sequence GTGACCGGGCCCGGCGGAAGACCGGCCCCCGCGGGCCCGCCCGGCGTGCTGCGCGCGCCGCACCCCGTCCTGTCGGCCGTGGCCGAGCCGGTGGACCCGGCCGCCCCCGACACCGTGGCCGCCGCCGCCGCTCTCCTTGCCGCCCTGCGCCGCGCCCCGGCCACGATGGGCCTCGCGGCCCCTCAGATCGGCCTCAGCCGCCGTCTGATCGCTTTCGACACGGGACTCCACCCCCGGAGCCGTTCGTGGGCCGGAGAGCGCGTTCTGGCCAATCCGCGCCTCGTCGGCGCCTCCCATTGGGACCATGGACGCGAGGGGTGCGCCTCGATCCCCGGGCTGACCGCGGACGTCCTGCGTGCCACGCGTATCACCGTACATGGGCATGTGCCAGGCACCGGGGAGGCCGTCACCATCGAAGCCGATGCCTTCGAAGCTCGCTGCATTCAGCACCAACTGGACCATCTGGACGGTCTACTCTTCTTGGACAGAGTGCCAGGAGCCCTATCACTTCACATCAGACTTCACAGTTGTGACGCTTGA
- a CDS encoding glycine cleavage system protein R — protein MGLSAVTVLGVDRPGVIAAVTGSLTDCGANIQDSTMTLLGGHVAMMLLVSGDLDGEELLKRLRAADLVVTASAIEARRHFCEDGGGLGYVLTVHGPDRPGIISAVSAVLAADGGNITGMSTRLTGRLYVLIADVELPKEVDVAALMRRLAAVGASLDSEITFRPVEPDLL, from the coding sequence GTGGGGCTCTCAGCGGTCACCGTGCTCGGCGTGGACAGGCCCGGCGTGATCGCCGCGGTCACCGGTTCGCTCACCGACTGCGGCGCGAACATCCAGGACTCCACCATGACGCTGCTCGGCGGGCACGTGGCGATGATGCTCCTGGTCTCCGGCGACCTCGACGGCGAGGAGCTGCTCAAGCGGCTGCGGGCCGCCGACCTGGTGGTGACCGCCTCCGCCATCGAGGCCCGCCGGCACTTCTGCGAGGACGGCGGCGGGCTCGGCTACGTGCTCACCGTCCACGGGCCGGACCGGCCCGGGATCATCTCCGCGGTCAGCGCCGTGCTCGCCGCCGACGGCGGCAACATCACCGGCATGAGCACCCGGCTCACCGGGCGGCTGTACGTGCTCATCGCGGACGTCGAGCTGCCGAAGGAGGTGGACGTGGCGGCGCTCATGCGCAGGCTCGCGGCCGTCGGCGCCAGCCTCGACTCCGAGATCACCTTCCGCCCCGTCGAACCGGACCTGCTGTGA
- a CDS encoding NAD(P)/FAD-dependent oxidoreductase gives MNKHVLIVGGGYVGLYTALRLQRKLSRELRGGEVSVTIIDPQSYMTYQPFLPEAAAGNLSPRHLVAPLRRVLPKVRILNGTVTTVKHGDRVVTFQPPEGEPRQIGYDVLVMAAGSISRTLPIPGLTDIGIGFKTVGEAIALRNRVLHLLDVAESTEDPEVRRRALTFVVVGAGFAGVEALAELEDMAKDSVRYYRNIKASDIRWVLVEATSRVLPEVGPEMGKWTLEQLRERGIDVRLETRLESCEGGHVVLSDGTEFDAETLVWTAGVKPSPVVNDSDLPLDERGRIKTTALLTVQASPGAFAAGDAAGVPDVTNPGQYCAPNAQHAVRQAKVLADNIVRYLRGQELVEYRHKYVGSVAGLGLHQGVANVYGVKLRGFPAWFMHRTYHLSRVPTLNRKVRVVVDWTLALFFKRETISLGEMEHPREGFRAAVATMRR, from the coding sequence ATGAACAAGCACGTGCTCATCGTCGGCGGCGGATACGTCGGCCTCTACACGGCGCTCCGGCTGCAGCGCAAGCTCTCTCGCGAGCTGCGCGGCGGCGAGGTGAGCGTCACGATCATCGACCCCCAGTCCTACATGACGTACCAGCCGTTCCTGCCGGAGGCGGCGGCCGGCAACCTCTCGCCGCGGCACCTGGTGGCGCCGCTGCGGCGGGTCCTGCCGAAGGTGCGCATCCTGAACGGCACGGTCACCACGGTCAAGCACGGCGACCGCGTGGTGACCTTCCAGCCGCCCGAGGGCGAGCCGCGCCAGATCGGCTACGACGTGCTGGTGATGGCGGCCGGGTCCATCTCCCGCACGCTGCCCATCCCCGGGCTCACCGACATCGGCATCGGCTTCAAGACCGTGGGCGAGGCGATCGCGCTGCGCAACCGGGTGCTGCACCTGCTCGACGTGGCCGAGTCCACCGAGGATCCCGAGGTGCGGCGCAGGGCGCTGACGTTCGTCGTGGTCGGCGCGGGCTTCGCCGGCGTCGAGGCGCTGGCCGAGCTGGAGGACATGGCCAAGGACTCCGTGCGCTACTACCGCAACATCAAGGCGTCGGACATCCGCTGGGTGCTGGTGGAGGCCACCAGCCGGGTGCTGCCCGAGGTCGGCCCCGAGATGGGCAAGTGGACGCTGGAGCAGCTCCGCGAGCGCGGCATCGACGTCCGGCTGGAGACCCGGCTGGAGTCGTGCGAGGGCGGGCACGTGGTGCTCTCCGACGGCACCGAGTTCGACGCCGAGACCCTGGTGTGGACGGCGGGCGTCAAGCCCAGCCCCGTCGTCAACGACAGCGACCTGCCGCTCGACGAGCGCGGCCGGATCAAGACCACGGCCCTGCTGACCGTCCAGGCGAGCCCGGGCGCCTTCGCCGCCGGCGACGCGGCGGGCGTGCCCGACGTGACCAACCCCGGCCAGTACTGCGCGCCCAACGCCCAGCACGCCGTGCGTCAGGCCAAGGTGCTGGCCGACAACATCGTCCGCTACCTGCGCGGTCAGGAACTGGTCGAATACCGCCACAAGTACGTCGGATCGGTCGCCGGCCTCGGCCTGCACCAGGGCGTCGCCAATGTCTATGGCGTCAAGCTTCGCGGATTCCCTGCGTGGTTCATGCACCGGACCTACCATCTGTCGCGGGTGCCGACGCTGAACCGCAAGGTCCGCGTCGTCGTCGATTGGACCCTGGCCCTGTTCTTCAAGCGCGAGACGATCTCCCTGGGCGAGATGGAGCACCCGCGCGAGGGCTTCAGGGCCGCCGTCGCGACGATGCGCCGCTAG
- a CDS encoding uracil-DNA glycosylase, with translation MSSVPPGTGWPGDPATAETPVAHDPADVRRLADGSATLAELTARQSVCRACPRLVEWREQVATVKRRAFAGETYWGRPVPGWGAEEPRIVLVGLAPAAHGGNRTGRIFTGDRSGDWLFASLHRAGLAAQETSTYAGDGQRLIGTRVVASVRCAPPANKPTPEEKAACFPWMARELAMVAPHARVVVALGGYAWQAMWPALREAGYELPRSRPPFGHGAEVEVRHGGAPVTLLGCYHPSQQNTFTGRVTARMLDDIFLRARSLAV, from the coding sequence ATGAGTTCCGTACCGCCCGGCACCGGCTGGCCCGGTGACCCCGCCACCGCCGAGACCCCCGTCGCGCACGACCCCGCCGACGTGCGCCGCCTGGCCGACGGCAGCGCCACCCTGGCGGAGCTGACGGCCAGGCAGTCGGTCTGCCGGGCGTGCCCGCGGCTGGTGGAGTGGCGGGAGCAGGTCGCCACGGTCAAGCGGCGGGCGTTCGCCGGCGAGACGTACTGGGGCCGCCCCGTCCCCGGCTGGGGCGCGGAGGAGCCGCGGATCGTGCTGGTGGGGCTCGCGCCGGCCGCGCACGGCGGCAACAGGACCGGCCGCATCTTCACCGGCGACCGCAGCGGCGACTGGCTGTTCGCCTCGCTGCACCGCGCCGGGCTGGCGGCCCAGGAGACCAGCACGTACGCGGGCGACGGCCAGCGGCTCATCGGCACCCGCGTGGTGGCCTCGGTCCGCTGCGCGCCCCCGGCGAACAAGCCGACGCCGGAGGAGAAGGCGGCCTGCTTCCCGTGGATGGCCAGGGAGCTGGCGATGGTCGCGCCGCACGCCCGGGTGGTGGTGGCGCTCGGCGGCTACGCCTGGCAGGCCATGTGGCCGGCGCTGCGGGAGGCGGGCTACGAGCTGCCGCGCAGCCGCCCGCCGTTCGGGCACGGCGCCGAGGTCGAGGTCCGGCACGGGGGCGCGCCCGTCACGTTGCTCGGCTGCTACCACCCGAGCCAGCAGAACACCTTCACCGGCCGCGTCACCGCCCGGATGCTGGACGACATCTTCCTCAGGGCCAGGTCACTGGCTGTGTGA